CCAGCACGGTCGAGGACGCGGAGGCGGAGCGCCGGGTGCACGGCGAGGCCACCGAGCCGGTGCCGCCCGCGCAGGTGCCCGCCTCGCTCGACGACCGGCCGTCCGACGACGAGTTCGAGCTGCCCGAGTTCACCGCCCCGCAGGCCGCGCACGACCTGCCCGACCCGGACCTCGACGGTCCGTCGGGCGGCGAGTTCGGCGCGGTGACCCGCCCCTTCGCCGACCGGGCCGACGGCGCCGGTGACGACGACGAGGACGAGGACGAGGACGGCGACGAGCTGGCCGCCGATCCCGGTGACGCCGGGACCCCCGACGAGCTGGACCCGGTCGTGGACGACAGCGCCACCGGCGTCACCCCGACCGGTCGGAGCCGGCGGGGCCGGGGGCGGACGCCGGTGCCCGCCTGAACCCTGGAGTCGTACACGGGGGAGCGGGGTGGCGACGCGAGAGTGGTCACCCCGCCGTACGACTAGGCTGGCCGGCCGGAGGTGGTGCGGGTGCGGCAGGCGACCGCGACGGCGAACTCGGCAGGGCTGGTGGTGGGCTACGCCCTGGACTCGCTCCTCGGCGACCCCCGCCGCTGGCACCCGGTGGCCGGCTTCGGCCGGGCGGCCGGCGCGCTGGAGCAGCGACTCTACCGGCCGGACCGGGCGGCCGGGGCGGCCCTCACCACGCTGGCCGTGGGCGCCCCGGTGCTGCTCGGCGTCGCCGCCACCCTCGCCACCCGGCGGCACCCGGTGGCCCGGGCGGCGCTGGTGGCCGCCGGCACCTGGACCGTCCTGGGCGGCCGCACCCTACGGCACGAGTCGCGGGTGATGGGCCGGGCGTTGCGGCGGGGCGACCTGCCCGCCGCCCGCCGCCGGCTCGGCCACCTCTGCGGTCGGGACCCGTCCGCGCTGGACGAGCCGGAACTGGCCCGGGCCACCGTCGAATCGGTCGCCGAGAACACCTCCGACGCGGTCGTCGCGCCGCTGGTCTGGGGCGCGGTCGCCGGGCTGCCCGGCCTGCTCGGCTACCGCGCGGCGAACACGCTCGACGCCATGGTGGGGCACCGCTCGCCCCGCTACGCCCGGTTCGGCACCCCGGCCGCCCGCCTGGACGACCTGCTGAACCTGGTACCCGCCCGGCTGACCGGGCTGCTCACCATCGCCGTCGCGCCGACCGCGCACGGCGACCGTGGCCGGGCCTGGCACGTCTGGCGGCGGGACCGCAACGACCATCCGAGCCCGAACGCCGGCCAGTGCGAGGCGGCCATGGCCGGCGCGCTCGGCGTCCGGCTGGGCGGGCGCAACGTCTACTTCGGTCGGTCCGAGGTGCGCCCGTACCTCGGCGACGGCCCCCGTCCCGAGGCGCGGCACCTCAAGCGGGCCGCCCGGATCTCCGGCGCGGTCGGGCTGGCCGCCCTCGGGATCGCGGCGGTGTATCCGCTCACGGTGGGGCGACTGGTGTCCGCCGTCGGCCGGCATGGGTTGCGGGCGCTGCGCCCGGCACGGGGGAGCGGGCGGTGAGCGGCGGACTGTTGGTCGCCGGGACCACCTCGGACGCCGGCAAGAGCGTGCTCACCGCCGGCATCTGTCGATGGCTGCACCGGCAGGGCGTAAAGGTCGCGCCGTTCAAGGCGCAGAACATGTCCAACAA
The window above is part of the Micromonospora inositola genome. Proteins encoded here:
- a CDS encoding single-stranded DNA-binding protein, whose translation is MFDTYVTIVGNVLTAPEWRRTTQSNTLVANFKVASTARRLDRDSGRWVDGNSLRVRVNCWRKLAEGVAASVMVGDPVVVVGRLYTRDWTDDAGNHRTLYELEAVAVGHDLSRGRCRFLRNRPGMTTSTVEDAEAERRVHGEATEPVPPAQVPASLDDRPSDDEFELPEFTAPQAAHDLPDPDLDGPSGGEFGAVTRPFADRADGAGDDDEDEDEDGDELAADPGDAGTPDELDPVVDDSATGVTPTGRSRRGRGRTPVPA
- a CDS encoding cobalamin biosynthesis protein, coding for MRQATATANSAGLVVGYALDSLLGDPRRWHPVAGFGRAAGALEQRLYRPDRAAGAALTTLAVGAPVLLGVAATLATRRHPVARAALVAAGTWTVLGGRTLRHESRVMGRALRRGDLPAARRRLGHLCGRDPSALDEPELARATVESVAENTSDAVVAPLVWGAVAGLPGLLGYRAANTLDAMVGHRSPRYARFGTPAARLDDLLNLVPARLTGLLTIAVAPTAHGDRGRAWHVWRRDRNDHPSPNAGQCEAAMAGALGVRLGGRNVYFGRSEVRPYLGDGPRPEARHLKRAARISGAVGLAALGIAAVYPLTVGRLVSAVGRHGLRALRPARGSGR